A genomic segment from Phragmites australis chromosome 6, lpPhrAust1.1, whole genome shotgun sequence encodes:
- the LOC133922134 gene encoding uncharacterized protein LOC133922134, producing MKLQHESSDAEALVSAASRNLSASSSAFVSANQSPFFTPRSLSARVPEHADLENKCSSNGIVLKVSDILSSDSLIQQKQRSSANVGLLPSDASPISLCTSSNFGTPAIVYNNPKFISTFNGPCQGSSSATSNGGCSARKEKQRRLGGIYRKSSSSQPTTSAASVSRLRSYDVYIGFHGRKASLLRFTNWLRAELEIHGISCFASDRSRCQNSHSHDAIERIMNASTYGVVVLTKKSFGNPYTIEELRNFFGKKNLIPVFFDLGAADCLARDIIEKRGELWEKHGGELWMLYGGIKHEWTESIDALSRVVDVQLEANDGNWRDCILQAVILLATKLGRRSVVDRVNRWRGRMEKEEFPFPRNDDFVGRKKELSELELILFGDVTGDGEREFFELKTKQRRKGRVVRRSANNCEQINSDDSKGKEPILWKETEKDIEMQRLGSPPQHGRPLRVKNGVRYGRKKRSRKILYGKGIACISGEPGIGKTDLVLEYAYRFFQRYKMVLWIRGEGRYIRQNYLALRTFLEVDLSVDSHLHEKGSDRCFEEQEEEAIAKIRQELMRDIPFLVIIDNLESEKDWWDKRVIMDLLPHFSGETHFIITTRLPRVMNLEPMKLSYLSGAEAMALMKGGVKDYPLVEIDALKIIEEKLGRLTLGLSIVGAILSELPITPTRLLDTLNRTPPIRDLSWNEREVLSLKNHEVLVRLLDVCLSIFDHADGPRSLATRMVQVCGWFAPSAVPVHMLALAAHKVPKKHRRGPRWRKWWRTLTCGLATSRMKRSEAEAAAMLMRFGIARCSAKAEHVQFHDLIKLYARKQGGTRTALAVVQSVYLQGSIKHTSEHLWASCFIVFGFGSDPLLVELRPSELMFFVKQIVMPLAIHTFITYSRCNAALELLRLCTDALERAAESMLAHAGKWRETSFSCFRSAESEAQYTYLWQELALLKASVLETRVKLMLRGGQYDIGDDLIRKAIFIRTSICGEHHPDTVSARETLSKLTRLLTTVQLS from the coding sequence ATGAAGCTTCAACATGAAAGCTCCGATGCCGAGGCTTTGGTCTCGGCAGCATCAAGGAACCTCTCGGCCTCGTCCTCGGCATTTGTTTCAGCAAACCAATCCCCTTTCTTCACACCACGGTCACTGTCTGCTCGTGTCCCGGAGCACGCCGATCTGGAGAACAAGTGCTCCTCAAATGGCATTGTGCTGAAAGTCAGTGACATACTCTCCAGTGACTCCTTGATACAACAAAAGCAGCGATCATCAGCCAACGTGGGGCTCTTGCCATCAGATGCGTCTCCTATTAGCCTTTGCACTTCAAGCAATTTTGGCACTCCAGCAATTGTCTACAACAATCCCAAATTCATTTCCACCTTTAATGGCCCATGCCAAGGTAGTTCATCAGCAACTAGCAATGGTGGTTGTTCGGCTCGAAAGGAGAAGCAGAGGAGGCTGGGTGGAATATATCGGAAATCTTCATCGTCCCAACCAACAACATCAGCAGCCTCTGTCAGTAGACTTCGGAGTTATGATGTGTACATTGGATTCCATGGCCGCAAGGCTTCACTGCTGAGGTTCACAAACTGGCTTCGTGCAGAACTTGAGATCCATGGAATCAGCTGCTTTGCTTCTGACAGGTCTAGATGTCAGAATTCTCACAGCCACGACGCCATTGAGAGGATAATGAATGCTTCCACATATGGGGTTGTCGTCCTCACGAAGAAGTCATTTGGCAACCCTTATACCATTGAGGAGCTCAGGAACTTCTTCGGCAAGAAGAATCTTATCCCTGTATTTTTCGACTTGGGTGCTGCTGATTGCCTAGCTAGGGATATCATCGAAAAGAGAGGAGAACTGTGGGAGAAACATGGTGGTGAGCTGTGGATGTTGTATGGTGGGATAAAACATGAATGGACGGAATCAATTGATGCTCTTTCTCGGGTGGTAGATGTGCAATTAGAAGCGAATGATGGCAATTGGAGAGATTGCATATTGCAAGCAGTTATTCTTCTGGCCACAAAATTGGGCAGGAGAAGTGTGGTTGATAGGGTGAACAGGTGGAGAGGGAGAATGGAGAAGGAGGAATTTCCTTTCCCTCGTAATGATGATTTTGTCGGGAGGAAAAAAGAGCTCTCGGAATTGGAGCTCATTTTGTTTGGCGATGTCACTGGAGATGGAGAAAGAGAATTTTTTGAGCTCAAGACAAAGCAGAGAAGAAAAGGCCGTGTGGTTAGGCGGTCTGCTAATAATTGCGAGCAAATAAATAGCGATGACAGCAAAGGCAAGGAGCCAATTTTGTGGAAGGAGACTGAGAAAGACATTGAGATGCAGAGATTGGGCAGTCCACCGCAGCATGGGCGTCCATTGAGAGTGAAAAATGGGGTAAGGTATGGGAGGAAGAAAAGATCTAGGAAGATACTCTATGGAAAGGGTATTGCTTGCATATCAGGGGAGCCTGGAATCGGCAAGACAGACTTGGTTTTGGAGTATGCATACAGGTTCTTCCAGAGATATAAGATGGTCTTATGGATCAGAGGGGAAGGCAGGTATATTCGACAGAACTATTTGGCTCTGCGGACTTTTCTGGAAGTAGATTTAAGCGTAGATAGTCACTTGCATGAGAAAGGAAGTGACCGATGCTTTGAAGAGCAGGAAGAGGAAGCCATTGCCAAAATTCGTCAAGAATTGATGCGCGACATACCCTTTTTAGTAATAATTGATAATTTGGAGAGCGAGAAGGACTGGTGGGATAAGAGAGTCATAATGGACCTTCTGCCACACTTCAGTGGGGAAACTCACTTCATCATAACAACACGTCTTCCACGCGTGATGAACTTGGAGCCAATGAAGCTTTCTTATTTATCTGGTGCTGAGGCAATGGCTTTAATGAAGGGAGGTGTCAAGGACTATCCACTGGTGGAAATCGATGCACTCAAGATCATTGAGGAAAAACTTGGAAGACTCACTCTTGGCCTAAGTATTGTTGGAGCTATACTCTCAGAGCTTCCAATCACCCCGACTAGGCTTCTTGACACATTGAACCGGACACCACCCATAAGAGATCTTTCTTGGAATGAGAGAGAAGTTCTCAGCTTGAAAAATCATGAAGTCCTTGTTCGGCTGCTGGATGTATGCTTATCGATATTTGACCATGCAGATGGTCCTAGGAGTCTGGCAACTCGGATGGTTCAAGTGTGTGGTTGGTTTGCACCTTCAGCAGTTCCAGTTCACATGTTGGCTCTGGCTGCACATAAAGTCCCAAAGAAGCACAGGAGGGGTCCAAGGTGGAGGAAGTGGTGGCGGACACTAACTTGTGGCCTTGCAACTTCTAGGATGAAGAGATCTGAAGCTGAAGCGGCTGCAATGTTAATGAGGTTTGGAATTGCCAGATGCAGTGCAAAGGCTGAACATGTACAATTCCATGATCTGATCAAGCTATATGCTCGAAAACAAGGAGGCACACGAACGGCTCTGGCTGTGGTCCAATCAGTATACCTCCAAGGCTCAATCAAACATACTTCTGAGCACCTGTGGGCTTCCTGCTTCATTGTTTTTGGATTTGGTTCTGATCCTCTACTAGTAGAACTGAGGCCATCTGAATTGATGTTCTTCGTGAAACAGATTGTCATGCCACTTGCGATACACACATTTATCACGTACTCCCGATGTAATGCGGCACTAGAGCTGCTGCGTTTGTGCACCGACGCATTAGAGCGTGCAGCTGAGTCCATGCTTGCTCATGCTGGCAAATGGAGAGAAACATCATTCTCCTGCTTTAGGTCAGCTGAGTCTGAAGCCCAGTACACTTATCTTTGGCAGGAGCTGGCTCTTCTTAAAGCTTCTGTATTGGAAACAAGGGTCAAGCTGATGCTCCGAGGTGGACAGTATGACATTGGGGATGACCTAATAAGGAAGGCCATATTTATCCGCACTTCCATCTGTGGCGAGCATCATCCTGACACTGTTTCTGCTCGAGAAACTCTCAGTAAACTCACAAGGCTTCTTACAACTGTTCAGCTTAGTTGA